Below is a genomic region from Gloeocapsa sp. DLM2.Bin57.
CTCTGACCGAAACCCCTTACGAACGTCCTGTATGGGTATTATCTACAGGGATACAATACGAAAACGTGCGCATTGAAAATGCAGATGGGGATCTTTCTCCTCGCGCGCGTAAACAGGATAATTCCATTAATTTGGCTTTCAGCGATCGCGGTGTGGATGATTTAATTCTGTTACGCTTTAGTGCTACTCAAGACTTACGCAATAATCCTATTCAACCCACGAGTGGTTCTATTTTTAGGGTAGGGATGGAACAAAGTGTACCGGTTGGTTCAGGAAATATTCTCTTAAATAGAGTTAGGGCTAGTTATAGTTATTTTATTCCTGTTAAGTTCCTTAATTTTGAGTTTATGAGAGATAAACCTCAAGCTTTGGCGTTTAACGTCCAGGGAGGGACGGTACTTGGGGATTTACCACCTTATGAAGCTTTTGTCTTAGGAGGTAGTAACTCGGTTAGAGGTTATGCTGAAGGTGAGGTAGGTAGTGGAAAAAGTTATTTGCAAGCTACAATAGAGTATCGTTTTCCCGTTTATGCGATCGTCGGAGGTGCAATATTTTTTGATGCAGGTACAGATTTAGGGACTGCTAGCGGTGTACCAGGGAATCCTTCTGCAATTAGAGATTTACCTGGAAGTGGTTTCGGTTATGGGTTGGGAATTCGGATTCAATCCCCTTTAGGTCCAATTAGAATAGATTACGGTATTAACAATGAAGGAGATGGTCGCATACACTTTGGTATCGGGGAGAGATTCTAAAATGCAATATACTCTCAAAGATAGTTTTACCCTAACAGGAATCGGGTTACATTCAGGGGTAGAAACTATAGTTACTCTCCAACCTAGTCATCAAGCAACAGGACGCTATTTCCAGCGTATAGACTTACCAGGAACAGCAGAAATACCCGCGGTAGTGCAAAATGTCCAACAAACCCAACTATCTACAGAATTAGGGGTAGGAGAAGCTAGGGTAAGAACAGTAGAACATCTCTTAGCTGCTTTAGTAGCCACGGGAGTAGATCACGTCTGTATCACTATTAATGGACCAGAAGTACCTTTATTAGATGGTTCAGCTAAAATCTGGGTAGAAGCAATTAACAAAGTAGGATTGACTGAGATAGAGAATTCTAGTCTAATCACTCCTGTAATTACAGAACCGATTTGGCGACATCAGGGGGATGCTTTTGTAGCTGCTATACCCTCTAGTTATACCTGTTTTAGTTACGGGATTGATTTTCCTACCTCAGCGATAGGGAATCAATGGTATAGCTGGAATCCTCAAGGGGAAAGTTTCAGCGAGGCGATCGCCCCTGCGCGCACTTTTGCTTTAGCTAGTCAAATCCTCTCTTTACAACAAGCGGGTTTAATCAAAGGTGGGAGTTTAGAAAACGCTTTGGTTTGTGATCAAAAACAATGGCTTAATCCTCCTTTACGATTTACGAATGAACCAGTTAGACATAAAATTTTAGATTTAGTAGGGGATCTTAGTTTATTAGGAACTATTCCTGTTGCTCATTATCTGGCTTATAAAGCTAGTCATCAATTACACGTTCAGTTAGCCCAAGCTATTAAGGAGTAAATGTGTCAGAAAATACCATTGTGCCAGCAAATCAAACTGTATTTACCGTAGAAGAAATCCAACGAATCTTACCCCATCGTTATCCTTTTGCTTTAGTCGATCGCATTCTTGAATATGTACCAGGTCAAAAAGCGGTAGGACTGAAAAATGTTACTTTTAATGAAGAATATTTTCAAGGACATATACCAGGAAGACCTCTAATGCCTGGAGTATTAATGGTTGAAGCTATGGCACAAGTGGGGGGAGTAGTTTTAACCAAAATGCCAGGAATGGAGGGTAAATTCTTTGTTTTTGCGGGTATTGAAAAAGTGCGTTTTCGTCGTCCTGTTGTACCTGGAGATCAGTTAATCATGACGGTAGAATTATTGAGTTTTAAAAGAAATCGTATTGCTAAAATGCAAGGAGAAGGTACAGTAGATGGTCAACTGACCGTTCATGGTGAGATGTTATTTTCCTTGCTTGATTAGTTGGAGAGATTCTCTTGAATAAACTAATTCATCCTACAGCGGTTATCCATCCTCAAGCTGAAATAGATCCCAGTGTTGAGATTGGTCCTTATACAGTGATTGAAGATAAGGTTAAAATTGGTGCGAATACTAGTATTGGTGCTCATGTAATTATATCTGGACCTACGGAAATTGGCTCAGGAAATCGTATTTTTCCAGGAGCTGCTATTGGTTTAGAGCCTCAAGATTTAAAATATCGTGGGGGGGAATCTCGGGTAAAAATTGGGGATAATAATACTATTCGTGAATACGTGACGATTAATCGGGCTACCGCAGAGGGGGAAGTTACCGAGATTGGTAATCATAATCTCTTAATGGCTTATGTTCACGTTGCCCATAATTGTAACTTAGCAGATGGGATTGTTATTGCTAATAGTGTGGCTTTAGCTGGTCATGTGGTGATTGAGTCTAAAGCTGTAATTGGAGGTGTTTTGGGTATTCATCAATTTGTACATATTGGTACTATGGCTATGTTGGGGGGTATGAGTAGAATCGATCGCGATGTTCCTCCCTATATGTTGGTAGAAGGAAACCCCGCTTTGGTAAGAACCCTGAATTTAGTTGGTCTTAAACGTAGTGGGGTGAGTCCTGAAGGTATTAAATCACTGAAACAGGCTTTTTCTTTACTATATCGTAAGGGTGACAGTTTTACTCAAGCTTTGGCAAACTTACCAACTCTCGGGGATGATTCCTGTCTAGAACATTTATATCAGTTTTTACTAAAATCAACTACTGAACAAGGGCGCAGAGGTCCTATTCCTGGACGTTAGATCATGCGTATTTTTATTAGTACTGGAGAAGTTTCGGGAGATTTACAGGGCGCTATGTTGGTAGCTGCTTTGTTTCGTCAAGCTAAACTAGCTAATCTCAATCTAGAAATTGTGGCTTTAGGTGGAGAACAAATGGTGCAACAGGGTGCTAAGTTAATTGAGAATACTAGCGCTATTGGTTCGGTGGGTATTGTAGAGTCTCTACCTCTAGTCTTACCGACTTGGCGGGTACAACGTCAAGCTAAGGCTTATCTTAACTCTCATCCTCCTGATTTAGTGGTTTTAATCGATTATCTCGGTCCTAATTTAGCTATAGGTCGTTATCTTCGTCAAAAATATCCCCACGTTCCTATTATTTATTATATCGCTCCTCAAGCTTGGGTCTGGTCTCCTAATAACGCTGATACTAAGGAAATAGCTAAAATTACTGATCATCTCTTGGCAATTTTTCCTGAAGAAGCTCGTTTTTTCTCCGCTCAAGGTGTTAGGGTAACCTGGGTAGGTCATCCTCTCTTGGATCGTTTGGCTGATTCACCTTCTCGGGAAATGGCGCGCCAAAATTTGGGTATCGACGCACAAACAACGGTTATTACTCTGTTTCCTGCTTCTCGTCAACAGGAAATTAAGTATGTTTTACCTGTGATGTTTGCTGCGGCTAAAGTTATCCAAGATAGGTTGTCTCAACCTCTAGAGTATCTGATTCCTCTATCTTTACCTAAGTATGCTGCTGCTATTGCAGAAGCGATCGCAACTTATGGATTAAAAGCGAGAATTATTAGAGAAAGTTCTCTGACGGCGATCGCAGCTGCTGATTTGGCGATTACTAAATCCGGTACGGTTAATTTAGAGATTGCTTTACTTAATGTACCTCAAGTAGTCTTGTATCGGGTTAATCCTCTGACTATGTGGGTAGCTCGTAATTTATTGAAGTTCTCTATTCCTTTTATGTCTCCTCCTAATTTAGTAATGAATCGCGCTATTGTGCCAGAATTATTGCAGGAAGAGGCTAGTTGTGAAGGTATCGTCACAGAAGCTCTGGCAATTTTGACTAATTCAGCTAAAATTAACCAAATTAAAGCGGATTATCAAGTTATGGCGACTAGTTTGGGAGAGGTAGGAGTGTGCGATCGCGCAGCTGTAGCTATCCTAAATATGCTAACTTAGGTTCTAATCTAGTAGCCCAGGGAAGAGGGAAATGCGCGAATGCGCGAATAAGGCAAGAGATGTAATAGTTAATTAACTCCTCCCTAGGAACTCTTGATCTGGGTTTGACAACCTGAAAATGTACTAACATTAACCTGTATTGATATTTTACTGTGTGAGGAGAAATTATGTTGAAAAAATCACTGTGGTTAGGTGTTGTGGGGGCGATCGCCGCTGTTATCCCTGGTTATCAAAGTCTCGCTCAAGAATTCTACACTATTGGGACAGGTGGAGTAACTGGGGTATATTATCCAGTGGGTGGCGCTACGGCTAAAATTGTTAATGATGCTCAAGTAGGTTTACGCTTAACGGTTGAATCTACAGGAGGTTCGGTATTTAACGTTGAAGCGATTAATGCTCAAGAATTAGATCTAGCGGTAGCACAGTCTGATGTAGTCTATCAAGCTTATAATGGTCAGGAAGCTTTTGAGGGCAATCCTGTAATAAAATTGCGCACAGTTATAGGACTTCATCCCGAGCCAATGCACCTAGTCTGTAATCGTAGCGCAGGAGTCAATAGCTTTCGCGATATAGCAGGAAAAAAAGTCAATCTCGGTAATCCAGGTTCAGGTCAATTAAATACCGTCCAAGCTATGTTAACAGTCTTTGGCATGAGTGAACAAGATGTCCAAGCAGAGTATCTCAGAGCTGCTGAAGCACCAGATTACCTTAGAGATGGTCGAATTGATTGTTTTTTCTACGTAGTAGGTATTGGTGCAGCTGCGATTCAAGATATCACTACTACGGCTGATGTTAATCTAGTAGAGTTAAATGATCCCGAATTACAAGAATTAATCGAACAATATCCCTATTATAGTTATGCCACAGTTCCCGCGGGAACTTATCAAGGACAAGATCAGGATTTAACCCTCTTTGGTGTCAAAGCTTTATTCGTTACTAGTACTGATGTACCTGATGAGGATGTTTATAAAATCGTTAAAGCTATCCTCGATAACCTGGAGACTTTTCAAGCTACCCATCCTGCTTTAGCTAATCTCACTCCAGAAGACTTTATCCAAGGGATTGGCGCCCCCCTTCATCCTGGTGCTATTAAGGCTTACCAAGAGGCGGGATTGTTAGAATAGCATGGTAGAAAATAGCGGGACAACTGAAGCTGAACGTTTGGTAGCGGAAACAGAAACAGGCTCACGTAACCCCGATGGTGTGATGAAATGGGTTATTGTGTGTCTGGCTGTAGGTTGGTCGCTTTTTCAATTGGCGATCGCTAGTTTCTGGGTGTTAGATGCTACGCGATCTCGTGCTATCCATATCACCTTTGCTTTAGTACTCACTTTTCTACTGTTTCCTTGCCACAAAAGGAGCAATTTAAGCAAAATTCCCTGGTATGACTATCTATTAGCTATAACAGCAGGTTTCACTAGTCTCTATCTGGTGATTGACTATCTAGGTATTCAACAGCGTTTTGGTCTCCCTTTGGATAGAGAGGTAATTATCGGTACGGTTTTTTTAATATTACTTCTAGAAGCTACTCGTCGTACTTTAGGACCTGCTTTAGCTATTATTGCTGTAATCTTTTTATTATACGCTTTAACAGGTCCACGGGGAATGATTCCCATTACTCTACCTGAACTGATCGCCCATCGGGGTTATAATCTCAAACGGATTGTCAGTCAAATGTATATCACTACTGAGGGAGTGTTTGGAGTAGCTTTGGGGGTTTCTACTCAATTTGTCTTTCTCTACGTATTATTTGGCTCTCTGTTAGATAAAGTTGGTGCGGGTAAGTATTTCGTTGATGTGGCTACAGCTTTTTTGGGTGTGTTTAGGGGTGGACCTGCTAAAGCGGCGGTAGTGGCTTCGGGGTTAACTGGTTTAGTCTCTGGTTCGTCTCTAGCTAATGTGGTGACGACGGGAACTTTTACTATCCCTTTGATGAAGCGATCGGGATATCCAGCGATTAAAGCTGCTGCTACAGAGGTGGCTGTATCTACTAATGGTCAATTGATGCCCCCTGTGATGGGGGCTGCTGCTTTTATTATGGCTGAATTTACGGGTCAACCTTATTTTGCGATCGTTCGGGCGGCTTTTATACCAGCAATTATTTCTTATTTAGCATTATTTTATATTGTACATCTAGAGGCTCTGAAATTGGGTTTACGGGGTTTACCTCGTTCTGAATTACCTCCTCGTCGTGAAACTTTTTTCCAGGGTGTTGATAACCTGATTCCTCTGGCTTTTTTAATGTGGGGTATTGTCATTAGAGGTTTTAGCCCTGGTGGCGCGGTGATGTATGCGATCGCCTTAGTAGCTGGTTTACAACTAATCAAATCTCTGTTAATCTCCCTTAGAAATTCTGAGTCTGTTAAATTATCTCTGAGTAAGACTATCAATACCCTAATTATGGGTTTGGAATCGGGTGCGCGCAATATGATTGGTATCGCAGTAGCTGTTGCTACGGCAGGAATTATTGTGGGGATTGTTAATTTAACTGGTTTGGGTTTACGCTTAACCGAAATTATCGATTTTCTTAGCGCTTGGTTAACTCAGGGTATCGTCTGGTTGGTTTTACCTGTGGTTAATTTGTTGGGGGGTAATCCTGAAGTTTTTAGCAATTATCTACAGTTTTTATTAGTTTTAGTGGTTACTGCTATTGCTAGTTTAATTTTGGGTTTGGGTTTACCTACTACTGCTAATTATATCGTTATGGCTAGTTTAACTGCTCCTGTAATTGTCCAACTAGCTGAACAGTTTAATTTTAATATCCCTCTATTAGGTGCTCATTTATTCGTCTTTTTCTTTGGTATCTTAGCTGATGATACTCCTCCAGTGGGTTTAGCTGCTTACGCTGCGGCGGCGATCGCTCGTAGTAATCCTATTGCTACTGGTATTCAGGGTTTTATCTATGATTTGCGCACGGCTATTTTACCTTTTTTGTTTATTTTTAATAGTAAGTTATTATTAATCGGTGTTGATAATTGGTGGGAGGGAGTTTGGGTATTTATTACTGCTATGATTGCGATGTTTGCTTTTGCTGCTGCAACTCAAGGTTATTTTCTCAACCCCAGTAATTGGCTAGAAAGATTATTATTATTTGTGGCTACTTTTTTACTATTTAATCAACATCTAGGCACTGATTTACTGGGGTTTTTGTTAATTATTTTAGTTGCTTTAACCTCAGTTCGACGAAGTTTATAACAGTAGGGAGAGGGGAATGTAGAATGTGCGAAAAAATAATTAATTCGCGCATTAGGGAATAACACCTAATACCTAATACCGAACTCATCTTGCGTTATGGCCATGAAAACAACTACAGAATTAAATTCTTAATAAATTCAAATTAATAAATAAGTTACCATCAGTTTTTTCTGTTAACAATTGATTGACTCTTTCGATTAAAACTTTACCGTTACGTTCGGTTTGTGGTACTTGACTATAAGCTCCCGTGATCACATTCTCTGTTTCAGAAAAGTTAATCTTTTTAGAGGTCATATAGATATCTATAGCTATATTTTGGGCTAATTCAGCAACCTGTTTTTGGTTACAGTTATGTAAAACGGCTATTTCTAAATCATTAAATGAGAGGATAAAATCATAAGGGTTAGTAATTTTCTGATTAACAATTAATTGATATAGTCTTAAAATTTTATTATAACTTTTTGGGGATATTTGCTGCATTTTTTTAGAGTTATAGTAAATAAAAATAAGAGATAAAATAGTATTTTTAGCTCTCACCATCTCTAATTCTTTTTCTAACAACAGACACAGCATATTTATGTTTTGTACATAGATTCTTGTATCTAAACGAGAAGATGGGAAAAAATCTGCGTAGGTAGTTTTAACTGGTAATTGATTATTTACTGGTTGTTTATCTGGTTGTAAAAGATTGCCTGTGGGGGCTAAATCATCGCTATTATCTTCTTCCTCAAATCTGTCTTTAACCTGATAAGTAATTTTTGTGCCATCAGGGAAATCTATTTGATCTCCTGGTTTTAATTGGTGCATTAAACAGGGTTCACTATTAACAGTAAAACCATTAGTACTGACAATACCCTGTTCGTTACCGTCAATAATCCAAAAAGAGGTAACTTCTTCATCATAAGACTTAATCGGTAAAATTGTTGCGTGACAACGAGAGATAACCCTTGATTTGATTACCAAGGAATTAGAAGAATGTCTCCCAATCGAAAATGATTCATTATTCAGCATAAAAACTGTACTACTTCCTTCACGTTCCACC
It encodes:
- a CDS encoding UDP-3-O-acyl-N-acetylglucosamine deacetylase, producing MQYTLKDSFTLTGIGLHSGVETIVTLQPSHQATGRYFQRIDLPGTAEIPAVVQNVQQTQLSTELGVGEARVRTVEHLLAALVATGVDHVCITINGPEVPLLDGSAKIWVEAINKVGLTEIENSSLITPVITEPIWRHQGDAFVAAIPSSYTCFSYGIDFPTSAIGNQWYSWNPQGESFSEAIAPARTFALASQILSLQQAGLIKGGSLENALVCDQKQWLNPPLRFTNEPVRHKILDLVGDLSLLGTIPVAHYLAYKASHQLHVQLAQAIKE
- the fabZ gene encoding 3-hydroxyacyl-[acyl-carrier-protein] dehydratase FabZ; this translates as MSENTIVPANQTVFTVEEIQRILPHRYPFALVDRILEYVPGQKAVGLKNVTFNEEYFQGHIPGRPLMPGVLMVEAMAQVGGVVLTKMPGMEGKFFVFAGIEKVRFRRPVVPGDQLIMTVELLSFKRNRIAKMQGEGTVDGQLTVHGEMLFSLLD
- a CDS encoding acyl-ACP--UDP-N-acetylglucosamine O-acyltransferase, translated to MNKLIHPTAVIHPQAEIDPSVEIGPYTVIEDKVKIGANTSIGAHVIISGPTEIGSGNRIFPGAAIGLEPQDLKYRGGESRVKIGDNNTIREYVTINRATAEGEVTEIGNHNLLMAYVHVAHNCNLADGIVIANSVALAGHVVIESKAVIGGVLGIHQFVHIGTMAMLGGMSRIDRDVPPYMLVEGNPALVRTLNLVGLKRSGVSPEGIKSLKQAFSLLYRKGDSFTQALANLPTLGDDSCLEHLYQFLLKSTTEQGRRGPIPGR
- a CDS encoding lipid-A-disaccharide synthase, which produces MRIFISTGEVSGDLQGAMLVAALFRQAKLANLNLEIVALGGEQMVQQGAKLIENTSAIGSVGIVESLPLVLPTWRVQRQAKAYLNSHPPDLVVLIDYLGPNLAIGRYLRQKYPHVPIIYYIAPQAWVWSPNNADTKEIAKITDHLLAIFPEEARFFSAQGVRVTWVGHPLLDRLADSPSREMARQNLGIDAQTTVITLFPASRQQEIKYVLPVMFAAAKVIQDRLSQPLEYLIPLSLPKYAAAIAEAIATYGLKARIIRESSLTAIAAADLAITKSGTVNLEIALLNVPQVVLYRVNPLTMWVARNLLKFSIPFMSPPNLVMNRAIVPELLQEEASCEGIVTEALAILTNSAKINQIKADYQVMATSLGEVGVCDRAAVAILNMLT
- a CDS encoding TAXI family TRAP transporter solute-binding subunit, which translates into the protein MLKKSLWLGVVGAIAAVIPGYQSLAQEFYTIGTGGVTGVYYPVGGATAKIVNDAQVGLRLTVESTGGSVFNVEAINAQELDLAVAQSDVVYQAYNGQEAFEGNPVIKLRTVIGLHPEPMHLVCNRSAGVNSFRDIAGKKVNLGNPGSGQLNTVQAMLTVFGMSEQDVQAEYLRAAEAPDYLRDGRIDCFFYVVGIGAAAIQDITTTADVNLVELNDPELQELIEQYPYYSYATVPAGTYQGQDQDLTLFGVKALFVTSTDVPDEDVYKIVKAILDNLETFQATHPALANLTPEDFIQGIGAPLHPGAIKAYQEAGLLE
- a CDS encoding TRAP transporter permease; this encodes MVENSGTTEAERLVAETETGSRNPDGVMKWVIVCLAVGWSLFQLAIASFWVLDATRSRAIHITFALVLTFLLFPCHKRSNLSKIPWYDYLLAITAGFTSLYLVIDYLGIQQRFGLPLDREVIIGTVFLILLLEATRRTLGPALAIIAVIFLLYALTGPRGMIPITLPELIAHRGYNLKRIVSQMYITTEGVFGVALGVSTQFVFLYVLFGSLLDKVGAGKYFVDVATAFLGVFRGGPAKAAVVASGLTGLVSGSSLANVVTTGTFTIPLMKRSGYPAIKAAATEVAVSTNGQLMPPVMGAAAFIMAEFTGQPYFAIVRAAFIPAIISYLALFYIVHLEALKLGLRGLPRSELPPRRETFFQGVDNLIPLAFLMWGIVIRGFSPGGAVMYAIALVAGLQLIKSLLISLRNSESVKLSLSKTINTLIMGLESGARNMIGIAVAVATAGIIVGIVNLTGLGLRLTEIIDFLSAWLTQGIVWLVLPVVNLLGGNPEVFSNYLQFLLVLVVTAIASLILGLGLPTTANYIVMASLTAPVIVQLAEQFNFNIPLLGAHLFVFFFGILADDTPPVGLAAYAAAAIARSNPIATGIQGFIYDLRTAILPFLFIFNSKLLLIGVDNWWEGVWVFITAMIAMFAFAAATQGYFLNPSNWLERLLLFVATFLLFNQHLGTDLLGFLLIILVALTSVRRSL
- a CDS encoding FHA domain-containing protein, whose protein sequence is MENSALDHVLVVEREGSSTVFMLNNESFSIGRHSSNSLVIKSRVISRCHATILPIKSYDEEVTSFWIIDGNEQGIVSTNGFTVNSEPCLMHQLKPGDQIDFPDGTKITYQVKDRFEEEDNSDDLAPTGNLLQPDKQPVNNQLPVKTTYADFFPSSRLDTRIYVQNINMLCLLLEKELEMVRAKNTILSLIFIYYNSKKMQQISPKSYNKILRLYQLIVNQKITNPYDFILSFNDLEIAVLHNCNQKQVAELAQNIAIDIYMTSKKINFSETENVITGAYSQVPQTERNGKVLIERVNQLLTEKTDGNLFINLNLLRI